The stretch of DNA ATTGGAAAAAGACCATGCCAGAACCATGGTGACCGCGATTTCCGAGTTGGGCCTGGTGGAGATGACCCGCAAGCGAACCCGGGAAAGTCTGGGTCAGACATTGTGTGCTCCCTGCCCGGTGTGTGAGGGAAGAGGGCGACTGAAAACTGCAGAAACCATCTGCTACGAAATATTCCGGGAGATTGTGCGCGTTGCGCGGGTCTATGAGAATGATGAGCTGCTGGTTATGGCTTCGCAGCTGGTCGTCGATCGGCTGCTGGATGAGGAATCGAGTACACTGGCGGATCTGGAGGTGTTAACCGGCAAGACGATCCGCTTTGAAGTGGAACCGATGTATACTCAGGAACAATATGATGTCGTGCTGTATTGACGGAATATCATGATCATACAGATGGCTCGTGCAACGGGCAGGTGGTTGCTGCGCGTTGTATTCTGGACATTGTTGCTGATGTTGGTTTTGCTTGCACTGTATGTCAGTCTGGGACGCCAGCTGACGCCGTCGGTGAGCAACTATCAGGCTGACATTGAGCAGCGTTTGTCCGAAGCACTTGATGCGCAGGTCACCCTGCAGTCAGTCACAGGCCAGTGGCAGGGATTCAGTCCCCGTTTCCGCCTGCACGGCTTGCGAATAGCCGGGGGCAGCCGTGGTGCCGAGCAGTCACACACGGCGCTTGAGCTGGACTCCATTGAGATCGAGGCCGACATCCCGGCCAGCTTTTTGCAGCGCAAGCTGGTTCTGGCTACAACCCGCATTGATCAGTTGAATCTTGATTTTACCCAGCAGCCTGATGGGCGCTGGCAGTTAAGCGGGCTTGGCACCGGTGCTACGCCGGGAGTGGATGTCGCGCAGATATTTGACTGGGTGACCGGCCTGAGCAATCTCAATTTGCGTGACGCACACCTGGTTTTTCGGCCTGATGCCGGTGCGCCATTGCAGTTGGGCAATACCCAGGTTCAGTTTCAGAGCCGCAACAATCGTTATGCCTTATTCCTGAGTGCGCAGCCTGACCTGGCGGCCGATTTGCTTCAGCTAAGTGCTGAGTTGAGTGGCCCTACACTCGCAGAGCTGCAGGGGCGCGTTTATCTGAATGCCCCGCCCGCCGAATATGCTGAATTGCTCACCTCCCTGAACCTGGCCGATCTGGGTGCCGACCGCCTGTCGCTGTCTTCCTTTCAATTGTTCGGGCAATTCTGGTTTGAGCTGCTGCAGGGTCAGCTAACAGAGCTGATCTGGCAGGGCGGTGGACAGGCAGAGCTGGAGGTCTGGGACGGCGATCAGCAGCAGGTCGTTGAGCGGGTGTTGGTGGACGAGCTGGCTGTCGACTGGCTCAAGTATTATCGCTCTCCAGACAGTAGCTGGTACCTTCAAACTGAAGGCCTTGGGTTCCAATATGACGGTGGTCGCTGGCCCAGCGGCGGCATGATATTCGATTATTTTCCCGACGGCTCCACGCGTTTACATATTGATGCGGTAGATACCGGTCTGGCCAGGCGCCTGATTACTGCATTGCTGCCTGAGGGACCGCTGCGACAGGAAATTGATGGATTCAATGTCCGCGGACAGCTACAAAATCTGGTGGTTAACACCCTGTCAGACGCGCAGGGTTTGCGCCAGGGGCAAGTGGTTACCAATATTGTTGATGGCGCCATTGATGCTCACCAGGGAGTGCCGGCTTTCTGGGGTATTGACGGCTACGCCGAACTGGACTTTGATCAGGCTGGCGGAGTTTATGATGGTGTGGTCGAGGTGGATGCGCATGAAGTGGCCATGCACATTCCTGACCTGTTTACTGAGCGCTGGGATTATGATCATGTAAATGGCCGGGTATCTATTACTGCACGGCAGCAGGATGAACTTCAGTTGCGACTTAGCAGCAGTGTTATTTCTGTCGACTCGCCTGCGGTCACAGCGCATGGGCAATTCGGCCTGGATATTCAGACTGGTGAGGATCGGCTGATCAATCTGGAGCTGATGATCGGCGCACTGCAGGCAGATGTCAGCCAAAAAAGTCAGTATTTGCCGATGGCGCCTCGGGCGCCCGCCGCAGCTCAGAGTGTTCTGCGCTGGGTTGATGAGGCCGTCTTGAGTGGCAATGGTGCCGGCAGCGGTTTTATTTTCCGAGGACATGTGCACGCCGGGTCGCAGCCTGCTGAGCGAACCATGCAGATGTTTTTCCGGGTTGACGACGGGCATTTGATGTTCGATCCGCAGTGGCCTGCACTGGAATCAGTCAGCGGCACCGTCACCGTGCTTGACGGCGATGTGGATGTTCTGGCGGATGCCGGTGAAAGTGTTGGTATCGGTTTTCAGCAGACTCAGGCTCAGGTTCGCACACAGCAGGGCGGGGGCCGTTGGCTCACAGTCAGCGGTACCGGACAAGGAAGCGCTGCGCAGGGCTTGCAGTATTTGCAACAGACTCCGGTGACTCAGGAGTTCGCGCAGTACCTGGCCAACTGGCAGGCGCAGGGTGATACGGAGTTTACCCTGTCTCTTAACATTCCCCTGAGCGCAACGGATGCGCGCCCGGATGTTGTCCTGGACATGAGTTTCAAGGATCACCAGCTATATATACCAGATTATGATTTGCGTGCTGAGGGGCTGTCAGGGCTGCTCAGGTACTCGGCCAGTGACGGGCTGCAGTCAGAAGATATCACAGCGACGATCATGGGACGCCCCGCCGACATTAACATCAACTCGCTGCCAACGGATGAAGGAGCACTGCTGACCCAGGTTGCTGTCAGCGGCGACAGCGACGTTGCTACTTTGCTTGACTGGCCGGGATTGCCAGGAGTGTTAAAGCCTGTCCTGAGCAGGGCAAGTGGGACGTTTTCCCATAGAACGACATTACGACTGGGGCAGACGCCGGAGCTGATGATCACTTCGGACCTGAATCAGGTGAAGCTGGATTTTCCGGCGCCATTCAGCAAGGCTGCCGACGAAGATCTGCCGATGACACTGGGTCTTGAGTTTGCCCCATCGGGCACCCGAGTCAATATGCGCCTGCTCAATCGTCTGCAGACAAATCTGGCGCTCTCTTCTGATACCGGTGCGATCAGTGGTCTGATTTTCCTGGGGCCGGCCGCTGACGGTATGCGGGTCAGACGCCTGAATCCCGGCGCGCCCGGCATAGAGGTACTGGGGCGGATAGATGAGCTGAATGTTGAGGCCTGGCAGCAGGCATTGACTGACATGATCAATATCAGTCCAGGAAATTCCAGTCTGGGCACGGACCAATTGCTTGGTACGGCCGGTGTCACCGTCGGGCAGCTTGATGT from Pseudohongiella spirulinae encodes:
- a CDS encoding YhdP family protein encodes the protein MIIQMARATGRWLLRVVFWTLLLMLVLLALYVSLGRQLTPSVSNYQADIEQRLSEALDAQVTLQSVTGQWQGFSPRFRLHGLRIAGGSRGAEQSHTALELDSIEIEADIPASFLQRKLVLATTRIDQLNLDFTQQPDGRWQLSGLGTGATPGVDVAQIFDWVTGLSNLNLRDAHLVFRPDAGAPLQLGNTQVQFQSRNNRYALFLSAQPDLAADLLQLSAELSGPTLAELQGRVYLNAPPAEYAELLTSLNLADLGADRLSLSSFQLFGQFWFELLQGQLTELIWQGGGQAELEVWDGDQQQVVERVLVDELAVDWLKYYRSPDSSWYLQTEGLGFQYDGGRWPSGGMIFDYFPDGSTRLHIDAVDTGLARRLITALLPEGPLRQEIDGFNVRGQLQNLVVNTLSDAQGLRQGQVVTNIVDGAIDAHQGVPAFWGIDGYAELDFDQAGGVYDGVVEVDAHEVAMHIPDLFTERWDYDHVNGRVSITARQQDELQLRLSSSVISVDSPAVTAHGQFGLDIQTGEDRLINLELMIGALQADVSQKSQYLPMAPRAPAAAQSVLRWVDEAVLSGNGAGSGFIFRGHVHAGSQPAERTMQMFFRVDDGHLMFDPQWPALESVSGTVTVLDGDVDVLADAGESVGIGFQQTQAQVRTQQGGGRWLTVSGTGQGSAAQGLQYLQQTPVTQEFAQYLANWQAQGDTEFTLSLNIPLSATDARPDVVLDMSFKDHQLYIPDYDLRAEGLSGLLRYSASDGLQSEDITATIMGRPADININSLPTDEGALLTQVAVSGDSDVATLLDWPGLPGVLKPVLSRASGTFSHRTTLRLGQTPELMITSDLNQVKLDFPAPFSKAADEDLPMTLGLEFAPSGTRVNMRLLNRLQTNLALSSDTGAISGLIFLGPAADGMRVRRLNPGAPGIEVLGRIDELNVEAWQQALTDMINISPGNSSLGTDQLLGTAGVTVGQLDVFGERFDNVSVSVNKTASAWDLGAQGDAVQGRLLIPVRPDQPWTADFDRLRLDIEVFDDVLETAQPALAEGSGQELDLQELPTVEYELPREDPLAGFDPRQLPYMRLNIAQLTLGDADFGSWSFLVRPDSSGALFSDLVLDVRGLGIGSEEEPAEFRWVYDGQQHRSALNGQVSATDLAPVLSAFGYAPSLESSSAIFDTRLHWDGSPAYFSALGLNGDIDLQVNNGRFRQRAGVANSALRLISIINFDSLVRRLRFSGDLARTGLSYDEITGRVNLSQGIVTIEDRLQIIGPASLFQLAGTVNLAEQTIDGDLYITLPVSDNIPWLGGLAVLNNLINWQLAVGVFIFDQIFGDQVDNLTSAHYRLEGPWDGLEPRLNQVFTGGGN